A genomic stretch from Hemibagrus wyckioides isolate EC202008001 linkage group LG02, SWU_Hwy_1.0, whole genome shotgun sequence includes:
- the si:dkey-204f11.64 gene encoding guanine nucleotide-binding protein G(I)/G(S)/G(O) subunit gamma-5 — protein sequence MSNNSANSSNLVLAQKAVKQLRLEASVRRIKVSQAAAELKTFCLQNAHKDPLLVGVPSSDNPFRPPKSCSLF from the exons ATGTCAAACAACAGCGCCAACAGCAGTAATCTGGTTCTTGCCCAGAAAGCTGTGAAACAGCTGCGGCTTGAAGCAAGCGTCCGGAGGATCAAG GTTTCACAAGCTGCGGCTGAACTGAAGACATTCTGCTTGCAAAATGCCCATAAGGACCCGTTGCTTGTGGGGGTTCCGTCCAGTGATAATCCATTCCGACCTCCCAAATCCTGCTCACTCTTCTGA
- the clpp gene encoding ATP-dependent Clp protease proteolytic subunit, mitochondrial, producing MLLRKVLQCSVSAMKSKRSFHQSAPWRNPLIPIVVEQTGRGERAYDIYSRLLRERIICVMGPVDDSVASLVIAQLLFLQSESNNKPIHMYINSPGGVVTAGLAIYDTMQYILNPISTWCVGQAASMGSLLLAAGTAGMRHSLPNARIMVHQPSGGARGQATDIAIQAEEILKLKRQINNIYCKHTGQPLETIESVMERDRYMSPMEAQDFGIIDKVLVHPPQAGLDEPELVQKEPTTSASPSVSSEPSVSGLAQSGTSPASSYKPEP from the exons ATGTTATTACGA aaggtgttacagtgcagtgtatcTGCCATGAAGAGCAAGCGGTCATTTCATCAGAGTGCTCCGTGGAGGAATCCTCTCATCCCCATCGTTGTAGAGCAGACA ggacGAGGAGAACGTGCCTACGATATCTACTCACGCcttttgagagagagaataatctGCGTAATGGGTCCA GTCGATGACTCTGTGGCAAGTCTGGTGATCGCACAGCTGCTTTTCCTTCAGTCAGAGAGCAACAACAAGCCTATTCACATGTACATCAACAGTCCTG GTGGTGTGGTTACAGCGGGGCTGGCAATCTATGACACTATGCAGTACATCCTCAACCCTATCTCTACGTGGTGTGTAGGCCAGGCTGCTAGCATGGGCAGTTTACTGCTGGCTGCAGGCACTGCAGGAATGAGGCACTCGCTGCCAAACGCCCGCATAATGGTGCACCAGCCTTCTGGAGGGGCCAGG GGTCAAGCAACGGACATTGCCATCCAGGCCGAGGAGATTCTCAAACTTAAGAGACAGATTAACAACATCTACTGTAAACATACAGGACAACCTCTGGAAACGATAG AaagtgtgatggagagagaccgATACATGAGTCCCATGGAGGCACAAGACTTTGGGATTATTGACAAAGTCCTGGTCCACCCTCCCCAGGCTGGGCTGGATGAGCCAGAGCTGGTCCAGAAAGAACCAACCACCTCAGCCAGCCCCTCTGTCTCCTCTGAACCCTCAGTCTCAGGATTGGCACAGTCTGGAACCAGTCCAGCTTCTTCTTACAAACCAGAACCATGA